The genomic window TGAATACATCAGTTAATAAACTGTTGATACATATCATGCCACACAGTGTCAATTAAGATGCAAGTGGGGAGGGAAAGACGTAAAtaaatattgaagaaacagaatgGCATATAATCAGtaaaaatcaaacaaacaaaatgatTTTTAACGATCATAGAATATGACACAATCCTTCATACTTCCGAATCCACCATATTAGCCTCTTGTTTAAGCTTTGAAAGCCTTTGTTCTGTTATTCGAATGATTTCATTCAAGAACTGTTTTTCATGCTCAGTTGCTTTATCGAAATTAGGTTCATCATTCGATTTAAAGTAACTGCTAAACTCTTCGCTGGAATTTGCTacatttgcattttttCCACTATGGGAATCGATCCATTTCCATATGTCGTATTCCGAGTCAGTTACATATTTATTGTCTCGCTTGTCGTTCGTGAAGCGTCTGTTCATCATTGCACGATTACCGACTGATGGAATAATGTAGTACTCTTGGCCATCCATAGAAATTGTATTCGAGTCGATGAAATGTGGCGTTTGGGCGGCAGGGAAAACACCTGAATACAATCTAGGAATGACGTATAAGAATATGAAAATAATGGATGCACCAATGATAAAAACACCGGGAGGTAAATCAGAAACAAGGTCCTTCAACACATTACCAATTTGTTCTGCAATTGCCATTACCCCAGTTTCCTCGTGTTCTTCCACTGGTGGAGTTGTGATTGTCTTCCGTTTAGATTTTGTTCTCTCCACCTTTTTCTTAGGCCCTGTTGTCCTACGTTTAGTAACAGTGGTTGCGGACGCTAGAATATCCTTCAATTCTGCAACCATATCTTGCATACCAGCCTTTTGACCACTTATGGAACCCTTTTCGACAGCAGATTTGATCCAACTTTTACCACTCCATTCCACAATTGTAGCCACAAGCATGTTGGTGGAGTTCTTTTCTCCCCATGAGAAATAAAACTTAGTATGAACTTCGAACGAATTACCAGATGGGATGCCTGGTGTCCGCGATATCTGTTCAAGAACCATACAAGTATTGATATCGTCAGACTCGATCTTCTCCTCTATGAAGCACTTGGCTTGTTTTGGCCCTATCGGTCCTGAAAGTGGTTTAGTGTATGAGTactttcttgttttatCTTTGAAAGGAGGTATCTCTGATATATCAAAGTTCTTTTGCCTTTCTAGTATTCTTCTCACATATGATGTGTCATCACCACATATAAGCTGGAAAATGGTGCCGACAGGAGCCTTCAAATTTATCTTATCATCAATTATCTCATATCCGCTTGATTTATCGAACGTACAGGCTGTTGGTTCATGCTCCTTTGGTGACATTGAAGGTAGAGATGAAACAACTTCCTCCACTTCTACATCTTTCAGCTTTTGTGATGCAGATGAAGGACTACTCTTACCTCTATTTTCTTCGATAATATTTTCTAGTTCAGAAATGAACACCTTGGTAGATGATTTAACCCCGTCAAAGGTACCTTTTTCAACTGCTGCTTTGATCCAGCTCTTAGCAGACCAGTCAACATAAGCATATACTTTCATTTTCGTAGTGTTGTTCTCTGCCCAAGAGAATAAAAATACTGTCTTGACAACAAAAGAGTTTCCCGAAGGTATATCAGGTGTTTTCGAGGCTTGTGTTACCTGTACATACTTATTGAGGTCAAACTTGTCAAAGTTTTCATCAATAAAGCAGGTTGTTTTACCAGGCCCAATACTTCCAGAGATTGGTTTTGTGTAAATGTATTCCCGCTTTTTGGCCTGTAACATTTCTTCTATAGGAGAAATGTCATAGTTACCTTGAGCCTTCAATATGCGTCCGAAGTGCTTAGTATCATTTCCATACAACAAATTGATAACAGTTCCGAGGGGAGCATTGAAAGTTGCTTCACCCATTTCACGTTCGTTTTCTTTAGGAGTATAATctggtgttgttggtgCATGTTGCAGAGGTCCAATCACATTAGCACTCTGAGTACTGGAAGTCTTCGATAGTCCAGTACGCTTTTGATCAGAAGTTCCCAAATTAGAAGATCCTTCTTCTGAATCAGATGTCATTTCTTGTGAATCTATATCATCCAAACCATCACtctcatcatcttcatcgtcctcGCTATAATAATCACGAGTAGTTGTGGAAACAAGATCATTTGAAACACCGGCaacatcatcttcgtcgTTAAAGTTCATACTAGAAGCTTCACTGTTTGACATTATGTCGTCACGGGAAAACTCCATAGATCCAGCTCTCCCGTTGTTAGGTTTCAGTTGTTTGTTAATAATGGTTTGGTTCCAAATATCCATGATTAGGTCAAATGTTGCATCTCTGGAGATGAAGGAAGCAAACAGGTATTTATCATGCAATGTCTGAATTGAGATAGCGTTCGGGAATAGTATTGCtgtattcttttgttctatCTGTGCTATCTCCTTAAAGGGAACCACGACAGATTTCATCCATCctaaaatatttgaataGAAGCACAAATGCTTGTCAGAAATGTACAATCGTCCCTGAATGAGGATATCCTTTGATAAAGCACAGCTATAATCAGCAATGAGTCTTTCAGTAGGTGACACCACTGTGTCTTTGAATATTGAGTGGAATTCGCTGTTTCGTTTGGGGCTTGCGTATTCGATCCCCTGTAATTCCGGCTGTTCAAAGGTTTTATTTGTTGGGATGTCTGATGTTGAGAGTCTTTTCTGAGCATTATCATTCGATCTCGAAATGCTATTTCCTCTTGTCATATTTCTTCCAGAAAATGAATTTCTAAATGGTGCCTTTATTAATCTAGTGGCTGCAGCTGGAGACAAGGACCTCATTGTGAGTTCTCGCAGACCTTCGGGACGTTTTTTCGATGTCCGTGGTGTTCTTGGTCTGACATCAACCGAGGAAGCCTCAGAAGGGATACTATCAGGAGGATTAGAAGCAGCGATAGTAgtgttattattaatattattactattagtattgttattatcattattattgttattattattagccGTGTTGCCCAAATTTTGGTCTGTACCATTCTCAAAATTTTGGAAGGACATTTGAGAAGGGGACTTTGCATTCATAGCCGGATGGTCATTTATGAGAACGTTTGGAAGATTGTATTCGATTCCATttgatttgttttggttATCAAAGGCATCTAAGGTTAGATTTCCTCTTCCAAATGTGGAAATAGCGGGGCTAGCGCCATCTTGCTTAATCGAATGGAATTTGACCTTTTCTATAGACGTTCCCATGGATCCTAGCTCATCGCTATTGTAAGTTTCCaactcttcatcatcatttagTGGAGCTGCTGAAGAGGGACTTGTCAACTGCTGTGAAAACGAAGAGTTTGATGAGTCTGAAGTGTGCAGTGTGTCTAGAGTTGTTGTCCTTTTCAGCATCAACTCGTTATTTGGACTTGCAGCTAAAAGAAAGTCCAGATGATTTAAAAAGGAGCTAGAATGGTGAAAAGATTCCAACGGCGTTTCCACACCTGCAGATGATGTAGTGGAGTGAAGCTTGTCCGAAGCATCGGGCGATTCATCGTGCAAACTGCCGGCACTTTTCAACGAattttttggaatcaagTGGTTTGCGGCATTGTGGGCTGCAGAAACAAGAGATGATAAAATCCCACTTTCTGTATCCTCAATCCTAGTTTTAGAAGGTGTCAGGTGTTCAGtctttgatgatttgaacTTTGTAAACAGGGTCGTCGAGGGAACATCAGAATGACTTTTCCCCTCGGTATCACGTAATCTGGACCCTAGCGGATCGGTATTCTCACCGCTTGATATCGCGGTTTGATTGAAAGCGTCTGTGGACCTACTACGATCGTTTCTATCACGTTCACGTTCACGTTCACGCTCGCCATTGCTT from Kluyveromyces marxianus DMKU3-1042 DNA, complete genome, chromosome 6 includes these protein-coding regions:
- the YSP2 gene encoding Ysp2p, coding for MTLGIHKENKSRLRSFSGNAGSLLGLNKRKNKRKEKERDKSSQLQTGETPERIDEVSDDLSDGSSDKVFVTQGSDDDSDIAGTVRTVRTAQRQSPQKQTPHKHKQRYSDGNINASTVSSEISKPSSRSLKISTSLAKLQRKELSLNDLTSHAQSNGERERERERDRNDRSRSTDAFNQTAISSGENTDPLGSRLRDTEGKSHSDVPSTTLFTKFKSSKTEHLTPSKTRIEDTESGILSSLVSAAHNAANHLIPKNSLKSAGSLHDESPDASDKLHSTTSSAGVETPLESFHHSSSFLNHLDFLLAASPNNELMLKRTTTLDTLHTSDSSNSSFSQQLTSPSSAAPLNDDEELETYNSDELGSMGTSIEKVKFHSIKQDGASPAISTFGRGNLTLDAFDNQNKSNGIEYNLPNVLINDHPAMNAKSPSQMSFQNFENGTDQNLGNTANNNNNNNDNNNTNSNNINNNTTIAASNPPDSIPSEASSVDVRPRTPRTSKKRPEGLRELTMRSLSPAAATRLIKAPFRNSFSGRNMTRGNSISRSNDNAQKRLSTSDIPTNKTFEQPELQGIEYASPKRNSEFHSIFKDTVVSPTERLIADYSCALSKDILIQGRLYISDKHLCFYSNILGWMKSVVVPFKEIAQIEQKNTAILFPNAISIQTLHDKYLFASFISRDATFDLIMDIWNQTIINKQLKPNNGRAGSMEFSRDDIMSNSEASSMNFNDEDDVAGVSNDLVSTTTRDYYSEDDEDDESDGLDDIDSQEMTSDSEEGSSNLGTSDQKRTGLSKTSSTQSANVIGPLQHAPTTPDYTPKENEREMGEATFNAPLGTVINLLYGNDTKHFGRILKAQGNYDISPIEEMLQAKKREYIYTKPISGSIGPGKTTCFIDENFDKFDLNKYVQVTQASKTPDIPSGNSFVVKTVFLFSWAENNTTKMKVYAYVDWSAKSWIKAAVEKGTFDGVKSSTKVFISELENIIEENRGKSSPSSASQKLKDVEVEEVVSSLPSMSPKEHEPTACTFDKSSGYEIIDDKINLKAPVGTIFQLICGDDTSYVRRILERQKNFDISEIPPFKDKTRKYSYTKPLSGPIGPKQAKCFIEEKIESDDINTCMVLEQISRTPGIPSGNSFEVHTKFYFSWGEKNSTNMLVATIVEWSGKSWIKSAVEKGSISGQKAGMQDMVAELKDILASATTVTKRRTTGPKKKVERTKSKRKTITTPPVEEHEETGVMAIAEQIGNVLKDLVSDLPPGVFIIGASIIFIFLYVIPRLYSGVFPAAQTPHFIDSNTISMDGQEYYIIPSVGNRAMMNRRFTNDKRDNKYVTDSEYDIWKWIDSHSGKNANVANSSEEFSSYFKSNDEPNFDKATEHEKQFLNEIIRITEQRLSKLKQEANMVDSEV